Below is a genomic region from Fusobacterium canifelinum.
GGCTATCTTTATTAGGAGAAGCAAAAACAAAGAATAAATGAACTTCTTCTTCATCTAATGAATTAAAATCTATACCTTCTTTACTTACACCAAAAGCAACAGTAAGTCCTGTCGCACTTTCAGTTTTAGCATGAGGTATAGCCACTCCTTTACCAATTCCTGTACTGCCAAGTTTTTCTCTATCTACCAATGCTTTATAAATATCTTTTTCTTTACCTGTTACATTTGGTGATTTTTCCAA
It encodes:
- a CDS encoding PTS sugar transporter subunit IIA; translated protein: MVNSIKITDYITEDLIDLDLKSKNREGILIELSELLEKSPNVTGKEKDIYKALVDREKLGSTGIGKGVAIPHAKTESATGLTVAFGVSKEGIDFNSLDEEEVHLFFVFASPNKDSQVYLKVLARISRLIREEEFRENLFNCKTPKEVIDCIREKEEN